The Raphanus sativus cultivar WK10039 chromosome 6, ASM80110v3, whole genome shotgun sequence sequence AATTTTGTTCAAGTCAGACTATATCGCATAGTCTGCATTAGGTTTGAAATTTTACTTAGTACCACATTAGTATTCATAGTTgctcttttaaaaataaaaacatataagagTACTCTAACTGAAACGTAAGTGTTGTTGATCTATATATCGCACGAGACAAAGAGTGCCGTAGAAGAAAAATGGGCTCTTTGGGCACAACAAACAAGACAATTTGTgttgtgtgtttcttttttagAACGATTGATGATTTTTACAAAACTTGGCTTCCATCTTCACTATTGGGATTCTCCTGGTGGCTCGCTCTCTTCTTCATACATAAACTCATCATATCTCCGAAGTGAATCAAGACTGCAAGCAAAAGAACAAACATGATTTCCTTACAACcgtaaaaacagagaaaataaagATGGATCCAACTCAAAAACTTGCAGTTCTGTGGGACTTTCCAAGAGAAACCAGTATTCTACTTCATATCATGTCAACAACCACATTAGCAACATTAAAAGAATTAAAGAACTTCCACTGGTTGACCCCAAAAAAAACAACTTCCACTGAAACGTAAGAATCAAAGGGACTACTTACATTTACTGCTCTTGCAGTATCCTCAGAAAATGCAGGAAGAAACCCAGAAGATACAAGAGCAGGAGAGAGGGTAGTGATAATGCATAATGCAGTGACAAACGACCTGTTCGAACCTGGGGACCATAAATTTATCAACAAAGGTTAACGATTTGATCAAGTAACAGTCACTATACTACCGAGAAAGTTACTTAGAGTATCTATGCGAAGATAAAACTCAAACAGGAAAAGATCCTCTTGCGTTTTAGGGTTCCCCATAATTTCAGAAAGGGGATTAAGGGTTCGTCGAATTTCTGGGATTCAAATTTTCTTCCCTTGTGATCGAAGCTTTTGAAGGTAGAGAAGGGTAAGAGCAAGATCGATTCTCTGCGAAATCGAGTAAAAAACGAAGAGATTCGAGAACAGTGGGGAAAGGGACTTTTTTCTcgtgttagttttttttttccgactATAATGCTTTATTAATTGATATCATTGTTTACAAAAACCTCTAAAAATCGAGGACAAGTATGGAACATTCTCCATTGATTATATAGACTATAAGATTTTCTAGCTAAAGAATCGGCCACTTTATTATTTGTTCTTCTGGTATGTTGAAATTTACAACTAGTAAACATCGTATACCAGTTTAGAACAGTGGACAAATAATATTGATAACGAGGCTGGAAAGCATTATTATGTATGCTTTGATTTATTACTAAATTATCGCCTTCAAAAATGACGTTGGTATATCCCAAGGACCAAGAAGCTTGCATTGCCCATATTAAACTTGTAAATTCTGATTCTTCCACCGCCATCCTTCAAATTTTCCCATTGCTGCATGCAGTACCACACCATTACTGTTTCTAATTACCCACCCCATACCAGATTCACGGGTGCCGGAATGATGGGAAGCATCATAATTACATTTAACCCAGCCAACTGGTGGTGGTAACCAGCCAACTGTTTCTCGTGTTAGTTtaagaatgttttttttccttaattgttacatttttagtgtttttttaattttaaatttaattaatctaaTTGATTGGGTATTTTGGACTTTATGTTACTTTTTCTTCCTTTCTCACTTTTTGTATGTTATTCTAGTCATTACATAAGAAATGTATGTTATTATAGGTAAtttctcatatttttatattaaacattaagtaactgtaaaaattaaaattttattaaatttttaatttttgaaaaataaaaatttaactaattataCATATGTCATTTAGTTTTTCTACTTCGgcttaaaatgttttaatttagttattattttattaaatttattttatggtatatatcaaaatttagttatatttgtttTGGAATCATTGCCATAATTTAAAACTTTCATCACTATTTTATTTAGATGTCTTATACtaattaaaattgatatatagcaaaaattaattatattttatttacgaATTTTATCATAGTTTAAAATTCTaattatcaaatttattattgaGAATCTTGTCTTACACTACATGTAAGTATGTAACCAAGTTGTCTTTGTCTAATGGTAAAAGATTCACAGATTTGAGTATCGCCCTTGATTCGAGTCATTTTGATCATCCAAACTGTCTTAAATGACAAAAAATACGTGGAATATCGTGAGTCTCGTATGATTAGTATTTGTGTCTATAAAACTTTTGGGAcacggttataaaaaaaaaaaaattatacatgtcaaaacaaaaaggaaaccatgtcacatttttttactaattataTCATCATCACTTTTTCTCTTGGGAATAAATGTAAAGATgacacaaatttttttttgaataaaatcaCTTCTGTGATAATGTTTAAAAAGGATATTCGcaaatatattttccttttacGTTTAGGATTAGTCTTGTGCATCAAGTAATTCATTCAATATAaagttctttttcttcttccttttggtATAGATTGTCAGAAACAGTATAAACGCTAAAGGAGATCCAAAAAGAAGTGTATTACAGGAATGTGGAATATGAATATTCCGTCAGATCTCCTGCAAGAGATACTGTCCCGCCTCAGTTTAAAAGCCAACATACAAGCTTCCACTGTCTGCAAGACATGGCGTGAAGCAGCTGTTTCTGTCAGAGAGTTACAACCTCACCCTTGGCTTTTTTATCCACTAAAAGAACCAGAAGAGGGAAACTACATTCTTTTTGATCCATCACGGTCTCAAACATATAAGCTTAATTTCCCAGAGTTACAGGGCTATGCATTCTCTTATTCGAGGGATGGTTGGTTACTTGTGGTCACAAATATACAAAAAGGAGCAGTACctggtttgtttttcttatttaacCCATTTACCCGGGAGCACATTTACTTACCCACGTTGAAACCTAAATCAAACGTTTGCTTAGCCTTCTCAGCCGCTCCTACATCAAGTAGGTGTTTGGTGATCTCGCTCAACGACTCTTACTCTAGGACCCCCTCATACATTCTGATCGATACTTGTCGGCCTGGTGAAACCGTATGGACCACACATAGATATAAGAACAAGCTCCCCCGTGGTAGATGGAACGATTTGAAGATGTATATTCTGTATCAGTTCGTGAAGTATTACAGGAGGTAGTACATGTGTGTGTCATGAAGATGGGCTGAGTTGGAGTTCGTGTTTGTGATGTACGTGGGCTTGTTAAGCTTGAAGAAgaagtaatatatttatcagaaaGTTTACATTAAAGATAAATGGTATTACTTGGAGAAGAAAAGGCAAGAGAGTTAATTTCCTAAAGAGAAAATGGAAAGTTGCTTAAGTTGCTTTTGGAAGAACTTGTGGAGCAAGTTCTGGTTATCTACATAAGGAGGACGTGCCTCCATGGAGAAAGGTGTTTctgctaaaaagaaaaacagttgaGAGATCGTTCTGGTAttgcttgtgtgatcaagcctttGGTGTCACTGCTCTGCGTTAGGTGTTGACGtagttggtgaagtacttccgagaagtggaagattgaagcctagactcagggggagtttagctCGGGGTTTGGAGGATCCTGATAAACAGAAGTCTAGACTCTAGGGTGAGTTTTAACTTAGGATTGAGGCTAATCCTAAAGGATTCTTGTAATAGAAAAGATTGGTGTAAGACTCTCTTGTTCTAGTGAATTCAAAAAGATAAACTTGTGTGTTTTACTTTCTGCTATTATTTCTCTGCCCTCACTAcattaacaagtggtatcagagcggggctCGATAGAGTTAACGACTTAGTTTCGAGTAGATCAAGGTGAGTGACAGAGACTGCGTCAGGAAGAAGAACAGAGTTTGTGATGGCGGCATATCAAGAGGGAACGTCTATGACAAAACCCCCACGTCTTGATTCATCCAATTATGGATATTGGAAGGTTCGTATGCAAGCTTTTATCAGTGGGCTTGATGAGGAttgttggagttctattgaaGCTGGTTGGAGTCCTCCGGTGATGCTTGATGATGAGAAGGTTGAAGTTCTTAAGCCAAGAGACAAGTGGACTGCTGCAGAGAAGAAGGCTTCAATTTGCAACTCTAAGGCGAAGACTGCAATTTACAATGCTATTGATGCGAGCTACTTCAAGTTGATTTCTCAATGTGCTTCAGCTCAGAAGGCATGGAAGACTTTGGAGAATATGTTTGAAGGTACTACAAGTGTGAAGCGTACCAAGCTGGATATGTTAGCATCAAGTTTTGAGAATCTGAGGATGGATGAAGAGGAAACCGTGGCTCAGTTTAGTGCTAAGTTGTGTGATATTTCCAATGAATGTTTTGCACTTGGAAAGCAGTACAAGGAcaagaagctggtgaagaagcTGAAGAGATCGTTGCCATCCAAGTTTGAGTCAAAGATCTCTGCTGTAGAAGAAGCTCACAATCTGGATGAGATGccttttgatgagtttgttggGATTCTTCAAGCTTTTGAGCTGAGTAGATTACATGGAGGAAAGGTGAAAAGCAAAGAAGATCCGCATGGAATTGCTTTGAAGAGTTCATCTTCTGAAGATCCTATGGTATTGCTGTCAAGAGATTTTGCTGGCTTTCTGAAGCGCAGAGAAGAGAGGATGAAGAATGCAAGAAGAAGTGATTCAGGCAGATCATCATCAAGGGTACAATGCTATGAATGCAATGAATTTGGCCATGTTCGCAAGGAATGTGCAAATTTACAgaagctaaagaagaaggatgaCGTCAAGGATAAATCTGATAATGATTCAGATGATGGTGAGGAGTTGAAGAACTTGGTGGCGTTCACAACTTTTGTTCCTGGTTCTAAGACAAAATCTGCGACGGGATCTGCGTCAGCATCTGCGTCAGGGTCTTCATGTggaggtgatgatgatgctgtaagtgatgatgatgatagagaCTTTGATCTTGCTGGGAAATATGAGAGGCTGTATGAGAATTGGCTCAAGCAGGTTGATGCTAATTCACAGTTTGCTAAGGAGAAAGCTAAGCTAGAAGCTGAAGTTGCTGAAGCACTTAAATATGcctcagagaaagaagaagaagcacgacAGGCTGGTGCTCAACTTGCGGAGACTCAAAAGGGTTTGAAGATGCTGAATGGTGGGACGAAGCAGCTAGATCATCTGCTCAGTATTGGAAAGAGTGATCGATGTAGCCTTGGATATCAAGGAGAATGTTCTACAGCTGAAGGTGTTTTTGTATCAGCGGGAAAAGCTGAGGTTTTAGCTACGTCTACTACAAGACCAGAGGTTAAGGTGTCTGCAGAGAAGACATCTAATGGAAAGACTGCAGTGAAGACTGCAACTGATGTGAAGAACGCGACTGCTACGCGTACTGCTATGGCAACTGCTACGGCGACTGCTCCAGAGAGAGTTTCTGGATTGAAGAGTGCAGCTCAACGAAAGTGGCGGCCTGTTTGTCATTACTGTGGTGTTGTTGGACACATTAGGCCAAGGTGTTTTAAGTTGCTGAGGGAGAAGAATCAGATGGTGCAAGCTTATGGTGCTTATGGTATGAGAAGTCATGGTCCTATATGTTATTCTTGTGGAGTTCAAGGGCATATTCGACGTGAGTGTTTCAAGTCTGTTCAAGGAGCTAATCATGGAGGATTTGGGTTCAGGAATTCGTGGTCTAGGAGATTTGATCATTATGGAGATGGTGGAATGGGATTTCCTCCTTACTTTGGAGGATATAATTcttcatattagtttttgacaatgatgtgactcatagggggagattgaagacgtgGTCTTATGTCCAGTGGTGAT is a genomic window containing:
- the LOC130495665 gene encoding F-box/kelch-repeat protein At3g18720-like — encoded protein: MWNMNIPSDLLQEILSRLSLKANIQASTVCKTWREAAVSVRELQPHPWLFYPLKEPEEGNYILFDPSRSQTYKLNFPELQGYAFSYSRDGWLLVVTNIQKGAVPGLFFLFNPFTREHIYLPTLKPKSNVCLAFSAAPTSSRCLVISLNDSYSRTPSYILIDTCRPGETVWTTHRYKNKLPRGRWNDLKMYILYQFVKYYRR